A portion of the Hoplias malabaricus isolate fHopMal1 chromosome 1, fHopMal1.hap1, whole genome shotgun sequence genome contains these proteins:
- the lrrc51 gene encoding leucine rich repeat containing 51: protein MYGAPLDFSFKSLSSVTDVVSQEPNVSARRVRRDSEGKYITRTLRLNNNVLSDLQGLTSTLSTLLSEPTHLSWIDLSFNDLTHISPVLSELSELRVLYLHGNNVQSLQEVDKLGVLPLLHTITLHGNAMEYERGYRSYVISVLPHLKMMDFSAITKQERVMASIWHRGGRGHKSTNQNTGD, encoded by the exons ATGTACGGAGCTCCACTGGATTTCTCCTTTAAGTCTCTCAGCTCAGTGACAG aTGTGGTGTCGCAGGAACCGAACGTCTCGGCACGCCGCGTCCGGCGAGATTCGGAGGGGAAGTACATCACCAGGACTCTCCGTCTCAACAACAACGTCCTGTCTGACCTTCAGGGTCTGACctccacactgtccactctcctATCAGAACCCACACACCTGTCCTGGATCGACCTGTCTTTTAACGACCTCACACACATTTCtccg gTTCTCTCAGAGTTGAGTGAGTTGCGGGTGTTATATCTCCATGGTAACAATGTGCAATCCCTGCAGGAAGTGGATAAGTTGGGTGTTCTGCCGCTCCTCCACACGATCACACTGCACGGGAACGCTATGGAATACGAGAGAGGCTACAG GAGCTATGTGATCTCAGTTCTTCCTCATCTGAAGATGATGGACTTCAGTGCCATCACCAAGCAGGAAAGAGTCATGGCCTCTATCTGGCATCGTGGTGGGAGGGGCCACAAAtccaccaatcagaacacagggGACTGA
- the lamtor1 gene encoding ragulator complex protein LAMTOR1, which yields MGCCYSSETEATEQDRDERKPLIPHPNPDSKPPNGTERSPPGLSSTRTDEQALLTSILNKTAMSIIDVSAADSQGMEQHEYMDKARQYSTKLAVLSSTLSQKKPAPLPSLTSQPHQVLASDLPPHTDIQQVSKIAAYAFSAISQIKVDAKEELVVQFAIP from the exons ATGGGGTGCTGTTACAGCAGCGAAACGGAGGCTACAGAGCAG gatCGAGATGAGCGAAAGCCACTGATTCCTCACCCGAACCCAGACAGTAAACCTCCAAATGGAACGGAGCGCAGCCCACCAGGACTTTCGTCCACTCGCACTGATGAACAGGCTCTTCTCACATCCATCCTCAACAAAACAGCAAT gagtaTTATAGATGTATCAGCTGCAGACTCCCAGGGAATGGAGCAGCATGAATACATGGACAAGGCCAGACAGTACAG cacTAAGCTGGCGGTATTGAGCAGCACACTCAGCCAAAAGAAGCCAGCTCCTCTGCCCTCTCTAACTAGTCAGCCTCACCAAGTGCTCGCCAGCGACCTGCCGCCCCACACAGACATCCAGCAG GTGTCTAAGATCGCTGCATATGCATTCAGCGCCATTTCCCAAATTAAGGTGGACGCCAAAGAAGAGCTAGTGGTGCAGTTTGCGATTCCGTGA